TGGTGCCAGATGGTTCTTGTGGTATGCTTGGGAATACAGCCATGAATAAATCTTTGAAATGGAGTTGACTCCAGCTCCACCCTTGGCTGGGAATGTCCCTTTTtgagaggggaaaggaaggtgCACGTTGTGGTTGCCACTGTTTAGTTCCTGATGTGAGCTGCATGATTCCAGGCGGGATTGCAGCACTGTGACAGCACCATCCTGCTCGTCTTGCCCTGAGTATCACAGTGCTGCTGATGTCACCTGAGGCTTGGCCAGAGCTGGTTTGGGGAGGTTTCAGAGAGTCTTGGCCAGGAGATGTGAGGATCAGGCTCGTTCGTGTCACGAAAGGTTTTGCTGAGTGTTTGGGAACACAGAACAGGCCTGACAGGCTGCTGTGGTACCAGTGTGGGGTGGCTCTGATGGGAACAAAGGTTAATTTGAGACGTGGGAACACAAGATGGGCCCCAAGCTAGAGATTACATCTGGAACAGGCTTGGAGCCTAACCTGCGTCTGTGAACCAGCTGGAAGCAGCCTGCTGGGAGCTTCAGGGGGTTTGGAGGTTCCCTGGCTCAGGGCCAGGGTATCTTTTGCCATCTCTGTGCACCAACCTTGTACAGTAAATAGCATTCCAAGTGGAAAAGGGCTGTGCTCGGAGCTAAGTCTTGAGTCTCCATGATTTAAACTGGTTTCCATCCCTGTCTGCCTGTGAAGCTGTTCCCTCTACTCCCTGTTactgctcctctgctgtgggAGGTACAGGGGGGGTCTCACCCCACCCAGCTCATCAAATGAACAGAAAGAGGTGTTAAGGAAAACAGTCATTCAACATTTATGTAATTACACAAAGTGGGAAGGTTTGGATTACACTGCTCTGTCTCCAGCCCCCACCAGCTGGAGGAGCCTCCCAGGTGGGtctccctgagcagtgctggtgggtgagGGACAGCTGAAGGGTTCAGGACCCTCCCCTCCCTTGGGTTTGGGGAAGGAAATTAGAGTGACCATCACTTTGACCCTCCTGGTGTGGGGCTGCCTCTCAGAGGCACCACGGAGTCCCTGGGCAAGAAAAGGCTGACAGAGCCAGTGCCACACACACGTGGCTGAGGCCAGTGCCACCtctgggctgctcagagcctggaTGTGTTCCTGGtgtcctggctgagctgctgtgacCCTCCTTGGAGCCCCTTCCTTGTCAGAAAACACCAGACCTCAAGAAGGGGATGGTGACAAGGACCCACTCTGTCCTGCTCTCTGTGTCACTGACCAGGGAGGCAAACAGATCCTTCTGGAACGTGGCACACATCCACACacagctggctggagctgggacttGGCAGTCTTTCTGGAGAGAGGTGTTCTCCTGACATGTCACCTCTTGTCACCTGAGCTCCAGTGCAAGGAATTATCCTGCCTGCTGCGGTCCCACCGTGGTGATAAGCATTTAAGGTGAAGGGCATtttccagcatctccagcatcACCCTGCCCCTCCTGTTCTCCACAGGGGCCACTGCTGCCCCAAAGCTGCGTTCATGGGGCTGGCAGCCACGTGCTGTGGTGCTTCTGGCTGCCCCGAAGGCCACGATCAATCACACTGATCCCTGAGGAGATGCAACGTTCCTCCACCAGCATCAGCTTCCCCGTTATCCTCACATCACTGCTGGCTGTGGTGCAGCGAGCCTGCTCCGTGGGCTGGCTGGCCAGCTGGGGAGAGCCCTCAGGAGGGAGAAGGTGACCctcaggagaaaggagaagagccACAAGAGTCCTTGGACTTGCCCCTGTGGGCAGCCTCCCTGCCTCAGCGCTGGTAGAGGGTGATGATCCCTGCGCGGTGCAGGCTCCTCCACAGCGCTGCCTCCAGCATCATGTCGTGGTTGGCATAAAACACCAGAGGTTTCTTCTCCACCTCGTAGTAGTGGTCTGAGAACTGCTCGTAGTTGGCCGTGATGAACCCGTAGGCACTGACCTGTGGGGAAGGAGGTGGGGCAGACAGAGGACAGGGTCAAGGCTTCACCTCGGGTGGTCCATCACCGCCAGCACTCCCTTAGGGACAGAGGACATATAGGACAGCCACCAGGATACACTGGAATCGCACAGCAGCCAAAGGGGGGGTTCCCTCCTCGCCAGGGGATCAGTGGCCCTGTGGCCCCTTACCTGGTCACAGGTGTGGAGCGCGGTGAGGAGCATGAGGGCGCCGGTGCTGGGCATGTACAGGGAGCTGTACTGGCTGTTGAGGAGCTCTGACCGCAGGAACctgacagggacagggtggctgtggggctggcacagccctgcagcccccagacccaCACCCACCCAGCCCTCTCCAGGGACACCGGTGCCCAGTAAGGCAGGAGCGCTGAGTGAAACGACGGCTCAGCTGGGCTCTCTGATTGCTGCTCTCATTTTCTCAGAGGTTGGTAAAAGGCACCTCTCTGCTGTTTGGAGccaccccagcctgggcacctgCTTTCgtgaaaggcaggaaaagaccATCCCATTGGGACCTACCTTTGCTCCTGTTAGATTGGGACAACATGTAATTTGTTTTGGGGAACAGGAGCAAGGTGAGCACGGGGAGGCGTAGGAGGGGatgtgagctgtgctgcagtgaaCAGGAATGGCAGGGGAGAGATGCCTCTGCCTTGCATGCAAACAGCAGGGCGGGGGTGGTTCCAGTGTCTGGGGAAGACTGGGACTGCACTTTGATGCTGGGCAGCTACTGGTCTGTACTGGAGTGAGCAGAGGGGGGAGGGAGGCAGTCGGAGCCCAGCCTGGAACAGAgccagacagcagccacagagctcaTCTCCCTCACCTTGCTGTCAGGTACTGCAGGAAATCAGGATGCAGCAGCTTGAACTTCTCTGCAGATGTCTCCGGTCCAAAATACTTCTGTGGGCTGCAGCAAGGCAAGGAGAGGGCAGAACTTTGTCATGGGAGTCCTGGAGCTCCTTGAGGGTTTATCCCAGGAGGGACAGATGTGGGGAGAGGACAGGCGAGTCATGCCTGCATcactgggggtgctggggggatCTTGGGGAGCTACTCACTCGTCCCCCTTGTCTGAGCCCTCGGGCActgggctgccctggatggctgATTTCAGCATGATGTAGTCACGGATATCCGAGGGGATGAAGATGTACTTCAggtcctggagcaggagcacagacagGGCACTTGGAGGGGGGTTTAGGGACACGGCCCACGCTTGCAGGCGAGGACTGAGGGCTCCCGAGATGGGGAGAAGGTCTCAGAAGCAAGCCCAGCCTGAAGGGACAACTTGATTCAAGTCCCCAACAAGCCCTCGAGGTCTCACCTTGCCCTGGGGGATCTGGGTGAAGCCGTACTCCTCGTAGGAGATGAGGGAGTTCTTCATGGTGTTCACCGTGAAGCCGTAGAAGGAGACCTTGGTGCCAACGTCCTCCTCGAAGCCCTTGATCACGGCACCGTTgagcctgcaggaaaagcagggagcaCGTGTCCAGGGCTGGCATCTCCCAGGACCCATGGCCCCATCCTGCCTGGGATTCACCCTCACCTGAAGACCAGGTCGTGGCTGTCGATGGCCTTGCCCTGCCGCGAGCCGTTGAGGATGCCGCCGTTGCCCACCACGGCACAGCGGACACAGCCCCCGGAGAAGGCGGCCCTGTCGAAGAGGTGCCGGTTGGCCGAGGCgttgaggagctgcagggtgctgcCCACCACTGGAATGGAGCAGAATGTGACCAGTCGGCAGGGAAAAGGTGTGTGCTAGCCCATGTGAGCACATGCAACAGCATGCACAGAGCtggcatggcacagccaggagcagcacacaaGAAAACTCACACCACCCCCGTGCAGGAGAGAGGTCTGCAGGTGGGACATGGGGGCACCAGATAGGCCTATCTctcccagcttggtgtcacctcCTTGTATATCTTATCTCCCCATGCTCCTAGCTGGGCTACAAACAGGAGCCACCCAAGGCTGTGCAAGGCACAAGGATGCATCCAGATATCTCCAGCcttgcagatgctgctgcctgtgctggccacATCCCCTACAGACAACGtctctgcaaatgctgctggttCTCTCCTGCTCACCattcccagcacttcccagcccagggattgaagctggcagctcccagggaaaacagagagtgggtttggggtgggaagggaaacaATCTCCATGCACAACAATGGAGCTGGTTGTCCGAGCTCCTCCGGCCCCAGTTAATAATCATGGACACACTGGAGCTtttattcagagaaaatgtCACGAGATGCAGCAAGAGCCGCACCCTCCGCCCTGTGCCCCGGGAGGTGGGGTGGGAAGAGATCAACGTTCCTGgctcctctgcagggctctTTGCCTGTCCCACATCTCCAGTCCCTTCTGGGCTCCCCAGTCCCCTCAAGCTGCCCCACATCCCAGCTGGCTCTGTACCTGCGAGGGACAAGCCTTGCCAGCCATAGGGGACATGTCGTGTCTTCAGCCTGTTCCAGGTGTCCAGGGTGAAGTGCTGGTCCCACATCAGCACGGGGGTGTTGAAGTGGAAGATCTCCCGAAACCTGGGGTCTGCCTTTGCTCTGGCCATTACAGAGtggaggcaggggctgggctgggagggaggaaggagaatcCCTGCTCAATCTCCAGCCTGGGTCTGCCTTCCCTGTGATACATCCACCCCTCAGCAGGCCCTCACCAAGGTGAGAACAAACTCAGGGACAGAAATGCCCCACGTCCATCATGTTCTGCCGGGTCACCCAGGCAGGGCATTGCCTCATGCCTTAATTTTGTGCTGCAAAACAGCCTTTGGCAGCCAGCTCAGTGGGGCTGGCAGAACCAGGGGTTTACAGAGTCACCTGAGGGCATGAAAGATTCAGCACCTTCAGGTGTGGGCAACCCATTaaagggctctgctctgtgagaaCAGAACAGTAACAGCTCCCCTCAGGGCCTGGGTCCATCCCCGTGAGTCTCCAGCCTGGACTGCTGGAGTCACGGGGTTGGATGGGGGGTGGTGATGCTGGCTCCAGCCTCCACACTGGAGAATGGCAGCAGGGAGGCCTGGGGAGAATCACTTCTGTGGAGGGACAAGGTTGCTCCTCTGTAAACCCCTTCCAGAGGATGCTGCTCCACCTCAGCCTCTCCACACAGCCcttcaaccaaaaaaaccatGGACATTACTGTGCTGTGCTAATGATTACCTGCTTTCTGCTGGGCTCCggctcctccagctcagcagaggcCTTGAAGGAATTCCCACTGGGATGGGGGAAACATATGGCAGAGTTAAAAATCCATTGCTTGGGAACTGGGGAAGCCCAGAGGGCAGGGGCCTCCCAGTTCCTGCCAGGATGGCTGAGCATCTTCCCTCCTTACCTCTCCAAGCTGCCTCCAAGAGCCCCCCTGTGGCTGCCGGCTGCCTGCGGTGTCCCTGAGGGAGCCAGGACCAGCGGCCCCGGCTGCAGCAAGCTGGGAGAAAACAAGCGAGGGCTCAGCTGAGGAGGTGACACTGAGCACCCTGACATCCCCACGACCCCTCCATTTATCTCCTCTTCACCACTGCCTGTGCCCACCTCATGCCCATCTGCAGGTGGAGAGATGAGGTTTTGCGAAATACAGGGTTTGTGCAGCCACCATCTGTTGGTGGGTCCCACCTCCAGGACTCCCACGTACCAAAAACaacacccagcccagcctgcagccttgGGGAATCCTGCTGAGACCTCCCTGGCTCTTCCCACCACCCCGCCACTCCTGAGTCTGAAGAGGACCAGGCTGGAATAAACTGGACAGGCCAGCAGGACACATTTAATTGTTCTACTGGAGAAGCAATCAGCAACTGGGCTCTGGAGGTTCTCGGGGTGCATGGGacaccctctgccatgggggTGGCTGCAGCATGCCCTGATCCTTCATtagcagcaggggctgccctcCCTGAGCAACTTGGGGTGCCCTGAGCCCCACggggccaggctgagctgacCCAGCCCctgggggggcactggggctgggggtgggcaggCGAGCAGGAGGTGGGAGCCCACCGGAGGGAACAGGCTCCCATTCATCCCCACACAGAAAGGCCCTTCagagcccccggccccgccgccagcCCGGGCGGCAGGTGCTGTGGCCAGAAGGGGGCTATTGTGGAGGAGACAAGGGCTCCTTGTTACAGGATCCCTGCCTGGGAGCCTGGGGACAGGTAAAGGCAGGTGGGGAGCGGAGCTCACCCCCCCGCCCCTGCTGGCACGACgtgtcctggcacaggggcacagcGGGCGTTGGGTTTCTGTCCCTGTCACGGCCCCTGTcaacaccagcagcacccacagccctgcccaggagcagatCCAAACCCATctgccacccaaacccagctcCGTGCCACTCTGTGGGCATGGCATGACATGGGGGGACAGCCCAGCACGCTGCttggggtctggagcatctccccAGGCATGGATGGAAGGGCAGCACCAAGCAGGTTTTATTCCCAGTACTTTCCTTGCaccatcccagtgctgccagctctgggcagggcatGCTGAGGGTGCTGAGCCCCAACAGTGGAGCAGGGCAGCTTTTGAATCAAGTCTGTGTGCTGTCTCATGGGAAGTCAggttccagcaggagcagggccctgCAAAGCCCACTCTGAACAGCCCAGGGGTCAGCACATCAGGGCCCCCCCAGCTCACCCCTGAGGCTCATCCTGAGACCGcctgagcaggcagagagaggagggagggaaaatcCCAAGAGGGTCCACCAAGATGGGACTGAGCCATCCCAGAGAGATGCAGCAGGGCCTTTCTGGTGTTACCCTGCATCATCCAACTAACCCCAGCCTGAGCGAACTTGTCTATTCCGTTGGCTTGCAGGGGGCAGTGCAGGGTCTGCTCACAGCAAGGGCAAGGCCATCAGAGGCTGTACCAGGCCTGGTGGTTGCGCTGGCAGCTGCTCTTTCAGCCCTGGTACTGACAGCACATCCTCCAGGGCAAAGCTCTCCCACACAAGtgtcccacagctctgcaccccGAGTGGGCTCAGCCCGGGGAACTGCCCTGGGGCGCAgggagctgcccagccccagggagctgcccaGCCACCACCCAACAGATGGACCAGGGACTGGGGAAATCTCCCTGCTCCAACGCCAAGCTGGCTCCTGCGAAGCACTGAAGCCCCTGGGTTGGCCGCTCATCCATTTTCTGGCCACAGACATGCAGCCCCCCACCAAACCCTGAGGCTGTAACCCTCACCCACCATGCCCAGGCTTGAGCTGCATCCaagcagcctctcccagccccaccacctccccagcccttcccaccagGCTCACAAGCCCCAGCTGCCCATCTCTGCCCacccagtccctccccagctctcctgctcctgtttcttccctttcccttccctggctcacgcagtgcctgcagcacaaggcagagccctgggcagtggCAGCGCGAGGGTGCCGCACTGCTTTCTGAGCTGCCAGGGATCTGTGGGAGCCCCAagaggctcagcctggctgtgcccaggatggagggaggtgggcacaggcagcctggcagcttGGCTCCTGCTGACCTTCCATGGGAGCTGGGCCCCAACCCCACCCATGGCCGGACACAGTGGGTGGCACCTGCTCATCGCTTCTTCCAGGCTTTGTGCTGAACTGATAAATCagtgccagcacctccctgcaCTTGCTTgccagctgtgggtgctggagccagcagctctccagcattgctgctgcccaaaccctgctgggaaGGGCGTGGGGCAGCCGGCCCCCCACCACACAGCATCTCAGCAGCGTGACGGGGAGCCAAGTGCTTTGACGTCACCTGCCAGGATGTGGTGAAGCACCTCGTGCTGCTTGGTTGACTCAGAAGATGACAATCCTGCCCAGGACGGACAGATGCACAatggggctgtgggaaggagtggctgtggctgcccgGGCACCggtggtggcagcagagccagccaaGGCTGGGTGCGCTCCCTCACCATCGTGACATTCACAGATATGACGTTTCTGGTCCAAGGCCATCCCTCATTTCCGGAAGATAACGCTGTGTGTGAGTGTTGTGAGCACACACTCCAGCCTTATCTTCAGCAAATACTCCCAGGGCCTCACAGAAACATTTGAGGGAGccaaaacagcaacaagaaCCCGCTCTTGCTCCATCTCACCACGAAGGGCTGAGCTCCAGAAGCATCTTTCcctggtgcagagcaggagtggcacagcaaggctgggcagagctctgtgctcatCCCATCTGCCCTGAGAAAAAAGCCACAAGCGCAGCCAGCAGCTCACCAGTGGGGTTTGGGAGAGATGGACGGGCAGGGAgtgggacagggcacagctgaacCCCAGGGGATTTGAttctctccatcccagctctgcagggaacagGGCATTTGCTCACTTCCATGGGGCCACCAGCTTTGTGCAGAACTGGAGGGGGACTTGGCATTGCTGTGGGGATCGGGTTCTGGGGTGacctggtgctggcagcagccaccatCCATCAGAGACCAGCTTCCTCCTGATCCCCTTCGTCCCCCTGTGCCTCTGCATGGAGCCACTGCTCACACAAACCTCCTGCTGGAACCGAGTCACCTGCACCCAGAGGTGAGGGCTCTGACCCTCCTGTCCCcgctggcagagcaggaaatgAGTGCTCTGTGATGGCACCTCTGCCTTGTGAAATGGCCAGCCCAGTTCCAGCTCTGGactcagctggcagggcagcaccagttcctccagggacacagctctgttgGGATGAGCAGCACTCATGCAGTGCCACATTTGGAAAGACCGGGAATTGAGGCAAACAGACAGCACTCTGGCTTGGGTTTAGCTGTAGGGGTTGAGTTAAAGCCAAGAGGAGAGTACAGGAGGGCTTTGGAGCACAGGTCAGCTCTGTGTTACCTCCCCTGGGCCCCTCTCCGGGGCTGGACAAGCTGACCCTTGGTCCCATCAGtcaggggctggagcctgggCTGGCTTTCCAAGGAAGGTgacctggggctgcagcaggtccAGGCAGGGTTAGTCTGGCACGTAGTGGGGGGAACCTGCTCCCTGCTTCCATCCCATGGGTTTTCTCCACACCCATAGACCCTGTGTCAGGGGGTATGGTTTCCgttccattcccagctccagcatggGCCATGGGCATGTTCTGCTGCCCTCATgggcctcagtttcccctcccGTGGACATCAAGCTCTTTGCGGGGAGCTGCTCACACCCCAGCTGTGACTGCCCTGGGCAGTTTCTGGTAACGCTGCTGCTGGCCCCGCTGAGCACCCAGCATGGAGAGGGTGGAAAGAGCCACTGCAGATCCTCCTGATCCACCAGCCCGGCAGGAGAGGGGACCTCTGCCTTTGGCACGGTGGCATCGGGCAaggagagctcccagctggggaaGAGAGAAGGTCTGAAGCCCGGGGCAGCTCATCCGGCTGCGTCCTCAGCAAATCCCGCTGCAAATCTCACCCTGTGCAGGACCGGCCCCGGTCCCCACAGCATCCTCCGttccagctgggctctgtcaCACCGATGGCACCCAAAAGCACCCAGGAGGAGGTGAGGGACACCCACAGCGCTCTCCTGGCCAGCACCTGATGCTcgcaggggacagggcagctggTCCCGCAGCCCCAGCGCCGTGCGGGCTCCTTCCCCCGCCCGCTCATCCGCACCCGGCGGGGCTCCCCGGGGCAGCCCGGCACCCCTGCTCTGGGCACGGGGGAGGCTCGGAAGGGGCTCCGGGAGGTTTGGAGGATGCAGGGGAGGCAGACAAAGGGGCAGTTGCAAATTGCTGGAgtttggaaaatgctgcagcCCGGAGTTCGCGAGCGGCGTGGGCAGTCCGGGCGATCCGAGACCGGGGCAGCCGTGCCCTCCCTCTGCAAGGGGGGTCTGTGCAGCTCGGTGGGGGCCGAACCTCCCCCAGGACAAGCAGCGGGCTCCGATCCCGCCCCAGCCCGGCGGGAACACGCGGCGGCTCCGGCCGGCAGCCGGGGCGGGTTTGATCCCCACCCTCAGCCGcccctgctctcagctctggTTTCTCGGCACTGTGATGCGCTGAACCCTTGCAGGGGTTCAGCCCAGTGCGGGGACCCTTGCAGAGCCCCCGTGGCCTTGGGGTCCCGCTCCGGGCAGCGCTGGGCTCGGCCGGGGGTCGCGGGCAGGAGCCGCTGCCCAAAACTCCTCAGAGCGGGGGCAGAGCCCGCTGCCAGCCCATTTCCCAAAGCGGCcgggggcagagctgggatcacCTGCCCTAAGGGGCCCACACCGGCACCCCGattccccctccccatcccagcgCACGGGATTTACAGAtccctgcctcccagctctctcccATCCCCGTCCCCCTTACCTGGCTATGATCTTCTGGCCGGTGGGCGCCTCCACCGTAGCGCGGTAGTGACTgtagaggagcagggaggacgTTAAACCTGCCATGAGCAGAAGGcaaagccttttccagtgcGGGGACCCCATCCTGGGCAGTTCGGCCGCTGGAGCCGCGCAGGCGAGCGGAGCGTGGCAGCCAGCCCCGGGCACGCAAACTTCCCGGCGCcgctgctctcccagcccggTGGGCGCGGACCCCGCTGCGGGCTGGCTCCGTCCTGCCCCGGGTGCCCAGCCGCActttggagcaggctgggatATTCCTCCGGAGCGGTGGGAGGGAGGGTGTAAGCCGGAGGGAGGAGGCACCAGGCTGACTGGTTCAGACttgctgagaaaaaaagcacttttgaGCTGCATTTTCTCCGAGCTGGGGATTAAACATTACCCAGACCAGAAGggaactgagatttttttttttctttttctttttttttttttttttacctcctctTCATTCTACCCACCCACGGCTCATAAGCAGGGTTCCCCTTTTTCTAACTTTCTTGTCCGACTCAAACACGTGCGTGTTTGGGCTGCACCCACACGGACACCCGGCGGCCCCACGGTGCCACCCCCGAGCATAATAATTCTTCTTATTATGGTTATTTTGTGCTACTCAGAAACCGCAGGCTCTGAAGTCGGGACCCCAACAGCAGCACCCTGTTGCAGCCACCCGGTGACCCCGCCAGGAGGGCACAAatgtggggaaaaggggggacACTGATGGGGCACTGCCTCTAAAGAGGAGGGGGGACACGGTTGGGGTGCTGCCCCCCGGTCCCTGGCCACGTTCTGGCTGAATGGATCGCCTGCATTTGCAGCAAACAAAACCTTTCTGGGCTTTGTGGCAAGCTCGACAAAGAGTTTGggttggagaaaaggagaaacaggTTTGGGGGAAATTTTGCATgaattattttggtattttcGGAGAGGATGTGCTCCAGTTTCTTTTTCGAAAGAATATCTTGGTGTTATTTTAGTTCAACTCCGAAGGAACCAGCCTGCGAACTGAAGGATATGCATACCAAAATGTTTGTTGCAGTGGGGGAAGGGACTCAGCAGGCAAACAAGCCTTTTCAGTTGAACTGTAGAGATTTGGGTGGTTGGATTTTTAGGAAGTTACCAGACGTGGGGAGCAGCACTTGGTGAGCCCTGCTCCATCCAAACCCTTTGCGTgcagctccatgagcactcaTGTGTTGTTCCAGGCTCTCATACACCTCCAGCCCCTTCACAAATACCCTCTTGCATTATACAGCCCCAAAGTTTGGGCCCAAACTGTATCCCTTCCCTGAGTCCCACTGTGCCTGCATTTTCCCCAACACTCCTTTATCCCCTCAGATCCAACCACTCCCCACTTCCTTTCCAGCCTGCCCAGACAGGTTCAAATGAAGataaaagcaaagcacattTTAACAGGAGTTTTCTTCAATCTCCACTTGCTTCCATTACTAGAGATCCCTCCAttgccagccctgtcctctgGGAATTTTGGCTGTGTGGGGGTGGCACCGCGTTGGTATCCATGAAGTGCCAGGCTGTGGTGCGAACgcgggagcagctctgtgcctgagGCTGGCAGCGCTGTCACTGCTGGCCTTGTCCCACTGGGAGAGAGGACACTGGACCTGGGACACCACAAAGGGATGGTGGCCAGGCTGATTTCAAAGCAGACTTGCAgggagccctccctgctgctgtgcaggggagctgtggcaggaaggctggctgggcactggctgTCTCGGGGAAGGAGAGAACAGCTGGAAGCACAGAACAGACCATGACCACTTGGACACACAGGGGTGAGACTGAGCTTAAAGCCCAGCTGGAGCTAAAGctgaggaaggacagcaggaaGAGGGGGTCACATGTACCCCAGTTGCAAAAGGCAGCTCAGAGAAATGGGGGTGCGTCGATGGAGGGGTTTGGTGCTTTTTGCCTCTATCACTAAAGCTGCTCCCAGACCTCAGGGTGCAGGCATTTTCTGGAAGactcagagccagcagagcatgGTTGAGTCTGGGGTCCTGCTCAGAgtcccccagcctggagctgtcccCACCCTGTGTGACCCAGGGTCTGCCTTGCTCTGCCTTGCTCATCGCTGGATGTGCTCCCTGCCATCCAGTGCCTTGGCTCACGTGCTCTTGACTCTGGCCCCTCGTTAACCACAGCTAATTATTACCAACTGCTCGAGTAAGTCACAAGGGACACAGCAAGGCTTGGCTCCAGATGGATGACCAATGGTCCAGGGGAAGTGACCTGGGGAAAGTCAGGAATTTACCATTTGGAAACATTTATGGCCCAATCATGCAAATGCTGGTGGAGTGGCAGCTTCAAGGGCTAGAGGAGCTGGTTTCTTCACATCTCGCTGTTTCCATGATATATGGTTTTCTactgttggttttattttcagcgGGGTGAAAATGAGATGCACAGTTCTTCATCTGCTCTACTTGTTTTGTGCTACAATGCATTTTGGACTATGCCCCAAAATTAAGTGGTGCTTAATTTAGAAGTTAAATAAGTGTGAAAAACCTTTTAGGATGGTAGTTGCCAAATAAAGATTAGgaaaagaacataaaagaaattacaatGGAAACCAGCAAGTATCATTTTTAGCCTGGGCTTTTTATTCCAGTGATTACTCCTTGGAAACAGAACCCAATCCCTCCCTGTGGCTAGAGAGCACAAGAGGAGAATAAACATATTTTGCAccagctggctgccagccaCAGGTTGGTGGAGGAAAATCTCATGGTCTTTGCCATGATGAAGTGTGCAGGTGGGAGAATGAGATCTCCAAAAATCTCCTGGAGGATTCATACATCCAAATTCCTTCAGCACGGGTCAGAGGTACATTTAAGAAAGTGCCAAAAACCTGCTCACCGAGCAGGTCCCTGAAACGCAGAGTTGTGTCACCCCCGAGAACGAGGGCCATATGGCTGCCTGCGGAGGCACGGCCACGGCAGCATGAAAAATTCATCAGCAGATGTCCCGGGAGGTGACGCAGGGCCCCtgcctgccaggcagggagggcagcgggAGCAGCTCGGCCACAGCTCCCCTCGCCCAGGGCAAACGGGGTCAGGCACCCCTGACGCTCCGCTCGGCTCTGTGTTCCATTTGTAGGTGTTACTACAACCAAGGGCAGGAGAAGTGACCACACGGAGGATGCCTGGAGATCCGGGTGacagcagggtgacagcagggtgacagcagggtgacagcagggcactggcagcactTGGCTGTGGGACCAGagatgctcagggctgggctctgcccttccGCCCAcacccccaggc
This window of the Motacilla alba alba isolate MOTALB_02 chromosome 18, Motacilla_alba_V1.0_pri, whole genome shotgun sequence genome carries:
- the ST6GALNAC2 gene encoding alpha-N-acetylgalactosaminide alpha-2,6-sialyltransferase 2, whose amino-acid sequence is MQLKSAFFLSKSEPVSLVPPPSGLHPPSHRSGGISQPAPKCGWAPGAGRSQPAAGSAPTGLGEQRRREVCVPGAGCHAPLACAAPAAELPRMGSPHWKRLCLLLMAGLTSSLLLYSHYRATVEAPTGQKIIASLLQPGPLVLAPSGTPQAAGSHRGALGGSLESGNSFKASAELEEPEPSRKQPSPCLHSVMARAKADPRFREIFHFNTPVLMWDQHFTLDTWNRLKTRHVPYGWQGLSLAVVGSTLQLLNASANRHLFDRAAFSGGCVRCAVVGNGGILNGSRQGKAIDSHDLVFRLNGAVIKGFEEDVGTKVSFYGFTVNTMKNSLISYEEYGFTQIPQGKDLKYIFIPSDIRDYIMLKSAIQGSPVPEGSDKGDDPQKYFGPETSAEKFKLLHPDFLQYLTARFLRSELLNSQYSSLYMPSTGALMLLTALHTCDQVSAYGFITANYEQFSDHYYEVEKKPLVFYANHDMMLEAALWRSLHRAGIITLYQR